GTTGTCAGGTAGTTTCATCTTGCAGACAGTTCCGTTCTCTTTATACTCCTTCCAGCCGGAACCGGCAAGATAGCCTCTAACTATACATTCAATGGGAATCACTTCAACTTTCTTTACGAGCATGGAGCGCCCTCTAAGCATCTCCATGTCCTCCTTGATTATTTTATCAATTTCGTCTATTGAAGTTGTGATTAAGTGATTTTCCGTTAACTCTCTTGTAAAGTTGAACCAGAACTCTGACATGAGTGTAAGGACCTTGCCTTTATTTGGAATACCATTTGGCAGGATATAGTCAAAGGCTGAAATTCTATCAGTTGCTACAAGCAAGAGATTATTATCAATCTCAAATATTTCTCTAACCTTCCCTTTATTGTGCAGCTTTAAGTAAGGTATGTCTGTTTTTAATAAAACCGTATTGTGAGATGCCATTATTTTCTGTAGTAGTAAAAATTAAATGAAATAGTGTTCTTGCGAAAAATGTTTATTTAGTTTATTTTTTAACGTTTGAGTGCCTTTTAGATTTGGGCAAAATGACATTGCCGTATTGAAACTTGTCAATGCATTATCCCATTCACCTGAAGTTGCATAAATATCAGCAATTTTTTTGTATACGAAGGCTTTTTCGTTTTTACTTACTTTCAAATTTATAACTCTTGTCAGGTAAGTTATTGCCTTATCCGGCGGTACAAGTTTAGCGAGCTTTTTACAAGACAGGCGAATAATCCTGTCTTTGATTTCCTCCAGTAAAAGCTTACGTGCGGGATTGCCATCTTCATTCTGATAAACATACTCATACAACTCAAAGGCCATCTCATAATTCCCCTGTTCTTCGTACTCTTCAGCAAGGAGAAATTTGCAATCAAGATAATCCTTTATATCTAAAAAATTCAGTAGTTTAAAGTTTTTGTTTTCTTCTTTTAAACGTTCATAGTTTCTGACTGCCTGGTGTCCATTTTTATTTAGGAGGTCATTTAAGACAATTTTTGCCTGGGCCTTCAAATCATATTTGTTCTTCTCTCTTTCTACTTCAACTCTTTCATTGTAGTAAAAATCTCTAATATTTTCATTTTGCAGGAGATTATCGTAATGGACTCTTTTCTCCGAGTCGGTCAGGGTTTTATAAGCTTTGATCAGTAATTTGATTTTATCTTCCGAAGAGAAACCGTTTGTCTTGTTTTTGTCCGGATGGTATTTCTTTACAAGTTTTCTAAATGAGTTTTTGATTTCATCTCTATCTGAACCCTCCCGTACATGTAAAACTTGATAGTAGTTAATCAATGCGGTGTTACCTCTTTTCTGTTCTATATAGAAAGCTTTATGCTGATTGCATCCTCATTTAAGCATAAAAGCCTGAGTGCAAAACAAATTGAGAAAATTTCTAGTTCAACTCATACTATCATCCGTATACTTGCAAGTCAAACTTTTTGAATTTGCCAGAAGTTAATAATACGGATGGTTTAACTTAAGTGGCTTTATAATATAGCCTTATACTTTTATTGTGATTTCAGTAGATGTTTTTCGGTTTAATAAAGGCTAGTCAGGAGGGAGAAGAACAGGTGTGGTCAGGCCTCATTATACTACTCATACCTAAGTGTCTCGATCGGGTCTAAACGTGCGGCTTTCAGTGCCGGATATATGCTGAATAAAACACCGCATGCAACAGAGA
This portion of the Candidatus Scalindua japonica genome encodes:
- a CDS encoding J domain-containing protein; the protein is MINYYQVLHVREGSDRDEIKNSFRKLVKKYHPDKNKTNGFSSEDKIKLLIKAYKTLTDSEKRVHYDNLLQNENIRDFYYNERVEVEREKNKYDLKAQAKIVLNDLLNKNGHQAVRNYERLKEENKNFKLLNFLDIKDYLDCKFLLAEEYEEQGNYEMAFELYEYVYQNEDGNPARKLLLEEIKDRIIRLSCKKLAKLVPPDKAITYLTRVINLKVSKNEKAFVYKKIADIYATSGEWDNALTSFNTAMSFCPNLKGTQTLKNKLNKHFSQEHYFI